The following DNA comes from Miscanthus floridulus cultivar M001 chromosome 5, ASM1932011v1, whole genome shotgun sequence.
GTTAAACCTCAAGCATGGCAAATTTTGGTTGTATCTGGTATCATAGATTTTGCCATTTTAGAATTAAACTTTTTCCAGGAATGCTATATCTGAGTTTTTGTTTAACTTGTTTAGCCTCAAAATGTTTTTAATCTAAAAAATCATCTGAATTCATGGTTTAGAAAGTATTTTTTTTATGTAATTTCTTAGCATACAAAAATCCAAAGTTTCATGCATTCTCAAAATTAGGTTTATTTGAAATTAAATTTGAAAACATTCAAAACAAACTCAAAATTTTCATGGATGTTACAGATAATGGACACGTATCATGAAAAATATTAGCTTTTCTCCGATGCCTTTAAATTTGATTTCAAAGTGAAATTTAATTTTGAACATGTGCATTCATCTGCATAGACAAATGCGTCTTTATAACATGCATTTAGATGTAACTTTTTTCTTAAAATGTAACTACCAAAACCAAAGGTTAACAGTGCCATCCTTCTGGAGTCGGATCAATCCGGACGATATAGGCATGTTTTCCGGTGTTCTTTACCTTGCATGCAATACACAAACAGATAGAGAAGCTAATACATTCGATACAACTCATATAGGACGTGTTTGGCactgcttcaccaagatcttctATGAGCTAAACAGCTCATAGGTGAAGCTCCTTTTTATGCTCTCACAAAAGAATAAAGAGACGTGGAGCTGGAAAAAAAAGTAGCTTTTCACAACTCTCATTGCAAACAGTTGGATGAAGTTGTTTTACGAAACAGTTTTCTAAAACAGCTCAGCTTCACCGAGAAAGCTTCCCACGAAATGCCAAACAAGGCCATAGTcctagttttctttttttttttcttacttcttctatttcaaattgtaagacATTGCAATAATTTTTCTAAATATATTAATTTTACTACATATTTAAATATAGTGTAcatcaaaagtataaaaaaactATATGAAAAAAGTTAAAATTACTGACAATTTGAAAAGGAGAGAGTAGTTATTTTGATTATCGAATTATACAAAAAATGATAGGTTGAAAATTTGGAATCTGTTTGAACTTCTTACCTTCTAGGAGAAGTTAACCAGAGTAGGTAGCAAGGCCTGTATATAGAACTAGAAGGATACTTCAGCGCATTGTTGTGAAGATTGcgaaaaattaaaaataaaattaagTAGAGATGATATGGATAGCTTGTATTAAGAGGTTAAAAGTTAGTGGCATGACATGTCTATTAGTAAaagatgatgtggatagttagTGGAATATGATGTGGATGTCTTACATATTGAGATAGAACTAGAGATGACGTGTGTGCCTTGCATTAGAGGTTGGAAGTTAGTGACATGACATGGCTATTATTGGAAGATGATGTTGATGCCTTGCATATTGACATAGGACTTGAGATGacgtggatagcttgcattaagaAGTTGGAAGTTAGTGGCATGACATGGCTATTACTGGAGGATGACGTGGATGTCTTACATGTTGACTGTAGAACTTGAGAAGACGTGGATAGTTTGTATTAAGAGGTTGAAAGTTAGTGGCATGATATGGCTATTAGTGAAAGATGATGTGGATGTCGTGCATGTTGAGATAGAACATGCGGTGCTGATTAGCTTTATAATAGATATAGATAAACCGAAAGGGAAGACGACACTGCATCAGTTCGCATGCGACTGAGTGGAACTCTGTTCAGTCTTGTGCTCAGTTGGTGGCTGCGAGATGGACTCATGGAGAAGCAAAAGAGATGGCACAGAAAAAGTTAGTCTTTATGCATCTTGAACCCACACAAGTAGGCATGCCATGCCATGCTTACCCGGTCATCAGTATCTATCTACCATATCAGTCGCAACAAATCTTCATGCTACCCATCATCAGCCGATCCATGACCTAGCCGCCTCTCCTTGCCTGCCAACCCAATCCATATCCACGGTCCACCCCAGCTGATCGAATCCATGGCGACTCTATAAATTATTAAGTAGGGCACACAAATTCTGCCTTCCTGCCTACTAACCCCTACAGATCGCAGAAACACTCTTCTTCCTGTTCTTGGCTTCTTGCAGCCTGCCGTCCAGACTGCCTTCAGCTGCACCCCGATCAGTTTGCTTGGATCATTGTTACCACTGGACATGACCTACTCGTCCTTCTCCAGTGACAGGTACATAATCCTCGTCAGTCCCTGGTTGAATTCATcaattcctcctcatcctcaagaTTCAGTAGATCGGCGCTAGTCAGCAGTATCCTCGTTTCTGTTGGATCGATGACGATGCGTTGCGTGCTAACAATTGTCTCTTGTCTGAGACTCTTTCAGGCCTGTCGGAGGTGCAGCAGGTGGGGCGAAGAacgcgccggccgccgccgcgggaTCATGGTCGCCGTCGGTGGAGGACGCGATGAGCTTCGTGCAGATGGTGAAGGAGGCGTTCAAGGAGCGGCACCCGGACAAGTACCACCTCTTCCTCCGCGTCATGGACGACTTCAGGAACCAGCGGGTCGGCATCGCCGAGGTGGCGTCCACCGCCAAGGCCCTGTTCCAGGACAGCCCTGATCTGGCGCTGGGATTCAACGTCttcctgcccaagggccacaggATCCAGGTCGGCCTTGATGAACTCGCCGCCTGTTTCATCAGGGACATCAACctggacgacgacggcggcggccactgACCGAAACTCTGTTAATTACTCTGTCTGCGTGTGCTCGCCACACGCCATCTATCTCTCtgtttaatttttcattttctttccatTTTGTTTCTTGCTACCGATTGTACTCGCCAACGGTTCCATCCTATGTACATAAATTTTGCCTTGTCGACTCCTTTCGAACATCATCACCTGAGAAAAAAGGCTCAAAATCTCTCTTCAATCTTCATTGTCTAGAACTACCCATGTGCAAGGAACTAAAATTTTGTCAAAAGCAACAAATTTGCCTTGATTAGTGTACACCACTATGCCATCTTTATTCATTTTTATTTAACTAGATAATTCCCCACGTGTTGCCGCTGGAGTTTTGATTTACCAAATTTTAGGTGCGTATATGATGGATGAAGGAAAGAGTAAAGTACTATGATATTTGATTAGGATAATAGAGTATGACAGAAATATTAGGGGTGAGATGGGAAATTTTGTAGGGTAATAGTAGTAACTTATGTAATCAATAAATTTGCTGATGAAATTAGACAACCCAGCCGCTTTGATCTAATCCATGTCAAGACAATGACACTTGAAATACAAACGGCTGCAGATTGAACAAACATAAGATACCATTATCAAATGCACTTCACTGTCAGAGTCTCAGTTAAATCGTTTCCGATTAAATCTGACCAACGTGCATATGAGATTCAGCTGCAAAATATGAAATACATATTcacaaataatttatttatttgggTCACTTGTAGTTCCTGCTCACTCCAGCAAGGCAGCAACTCATCTCAGTGAACATGCAAACCTACTGAAAGAGCGATGACCTTTGAGCAGCACTGGAGCAGGAACATGTGCTCTCCCTGtcgagcagcagcagtagcacgcAGAACGGTGACGAGGCCTTGTGCATGGTCACCGTCGTGCCCCTGGTGAAGGCTTCCTGACACGTCGATGATGTGGTGGGCTGTTGACAGAGCCGCAGGCCGCTGTAGGTAGCCGTCGATGGGGCAGTTGTGCGACGCGCGGGGCAGGACTCCTCGTGGCTCAGCTTGTCCGTATACCGAACGACCTCATGACAGCCATACCTCTCGACCTGCTGGAGGTGGTCGAGGCCGCTAGGAGCTTCTCGAGTGGCTGGCAACGGATGTCGCCGATGGACTCGGTAACAGCTTCAGGGCTTGCCAAGTTGCCACTCGAGTGGAGGCAACATTTGTGCGGAAGcaaagcattttcaaataggaAAAAGGTGCTTACCTGCGCACTGATGCTCGTGGAAGGAAGGCGCCATCGCAGCTGGGAGATTTGTTCGGGCTGTTTGggttataagccatgactgaaagtactattcGTTAATTTAGTGTgacagaaaaatactattcgttggctgataaatCATGATTTATAAGCCAATTTGGATATTTTAATTAGGCTTACCTAGTGCAGGGAGAGCCCATTAGGCCCTCCACAGTGTGAGCGGTGCCTGATACTGTTCACGTATGCCAGCTCACAGTGATGCTTGGTTGAGTTTGGGGCTGCAGCGTGTAAGTGATGCCAGAAAAAAGTAGCGCGTTCTGGCCACAGTGTGCATCTATAGGAGACATCACTTCATAGGTCCCACAAGTGAGAGAAAAGGGAAGTAAAAAAATAGAAGCAACAGGCCATGCGCAATTGATGTGAGCTAGCTGAGGTAAATGGGAGGCAGATGAaatactattttatttcttgggcATCGGTTTGGAACCGGCGCAAGTACGTGCTTCGCTCTTCGTTTTTCTGGAACCACTGACAGTTAGCCTCTCTTGCTGCAACGTGTAGAGCGGTGCTAGAATCGGCTTTTCCCTCTTCTGGCATCACTCAAGCGACACATTGCAGAAGGCCTTAGCCAGCCTCGGTGGAAACGCACATATCGGTCGTTGTCCTGTAGCCAGGCTAGAGTGGCAGCGGGGTGAATCGCGTCACCTCCCTTTCACCGACTCGCGCCGCCCTCCGCCGCCGCTGGTGCGGCCGCACGTGCTCGCGCCGCCATCTGTTGCCGTCGACGTGGGCTCGCGCCGCCCTCCGCTGCTGCCGACGTGGTCTCGCGCCGCTCCCTGCCATCACCGGTGCGGGCTCGCGCTGCATCATCCGAGGGCCGAGGTGGGCGCGATAGTGTGCTCCGAGGGCGGCGCGACTGTGAGGAGGAGCTCAACTGTCGTCGCGGCGAGCTGGAGGAGGTGGCCGCGGCGTTGGAGCAGGTGGTGGTAGGCGCGCCCGCTCACTGCCATCGCCGGCGCGGGCTCGCGCTGTAGCAAGAGGGCAGAGGAGCGAGGAGGACGCGGTGGTGTCCGTGCGCCGGAGGAGCGAGGTGGTGTCCGTGCGGCTCCTCCGCGCAGCTCCTCGATGGACATGGCCGGTCAGATGTTGTCCTCCTCCGCGCAAGGTTGCCGACGCCGTTAGACATCCGCACAAGCCCGGGAGCCCAACGACGTTTGCCCCTGCTCTTGCGCGGCCTGCACGCGCCATGGCTACTGCCTTCCTCCTCCTTCGCTCGAGCAACAGCCACCTCCGTTCTCCCCTCCCCCCTCCACGGTTGGAGATGTGCTAGAGctcctcgccggagatgagcgtGAGCGTGCCACCGTGGTTGGAAATGCGCCAGGGCTCCGACGCCTCATTGCTATCGGCGAGGGGAAGGACGACGCTGCAGTGGCCATGGCGACGGCAGATGTGTTGTTTACATCTAGACGGCGGAGTTACCCCTGACATGTTCAACAAAATGCCTCAATTAGGTAACCTAAATGCAGATGACTAGATGAGGTGACTGTATTCGAGCTAACCAGGCAACCAAACATGATCCGGGTAAGCCAAGCTGAGCTAAGACGAGTAAACCAAACAACAGCACCTTGTATTGAGAAAGCTAGGCTTACGTTGCACTGGCTTAGGTGGGTAGCCAAGCCAGGACTAAAacacgaactaaacacacccataTTGAGCCCAGAGGGAGAGGAATCGAAGAGACACGGATCCAAGGAGACATAATCACATTAATAAACCTGACACGTCGCATGGGTTGATTTTGAAACTGATAATTGATAATTTGATATGTATGGTCTGATGCACGAGAGTCATCGCGGCGAAGGAGAAAAGGTTGTGGTGCAGTTTGATGTGCATTTAGTGGAGAAGATCAGGTGGCCACGTAAGCTATGAAGACTGCACACTAAAATTTTGATGACGTGACCGCACGAAGAGCGAGAGAAATACTGTAGTGAGGATATCCTATTTAGTTATACAAGATAGAAGATTTCTTTCTCATTAATCGGTCGGTAAAGGGTAACTCCAAAACACTACGTAAAATTAGATTTCAAATTGTAAGATTTAGCTATTACGTAAATAAATCTATAAAAAATCATCATACAACGGTGTAGGTAAAATATTTTTGTCCATATTTGAAATCTAGATGCATCCGGCTGTCATGGTCTCCAGACTAGAAGCAACAAACGGATGAATAGCAAGGCAAGCATTTTGGTCCTTCCAACGATTAAAtaatgaataaataaataaataataaataaatagagaGGCCTAATGCACCACATAGATGGTTATGTTGATTTGTAGATCTATGGATCATATGTAGTAGTAGCTCTTTTTTCCAACACGCACCTCCTGCTCAGCCAAAAGGGTTGTTCGGATGAAGCCCCTGTCTAGACCATGTCCTAAGCACCTCTGCCAGGCCCCGGCTCACCCACGCTCAAGAAATCAGTCACCTAGCCTCCAGACACCTTCCGGCAACTTACATGCAACTCAAAAAACATGCCCAAAATCTGCTCAGCCAACGGTTTCTTCTGACCGCCTCACGCCTGACTGGCCTAGCTGGCCGTGCCTAGGCCAAGGGTTATTCTCACTTTTCAATGAGTCACATATTTTTAACTTTGAAcaaatatataagaaaatattaatatttagaggacataattagtattattagataaatcattaaatatatttttataataaatttatttagatataCTAATATTTTCTACGGATCTAGttaaatttaacaaaatttaaacACAAATTTCATTGCTCGACACTTTTTAGCAGCGTCTCTAACTAGTCAAAGTCCAATTAAATTAGTACACGTCTCCATAAGCCCATATAAAATATATGTGGGCCGTGCTTCCCGTCTCTAGGAGCACGCGGGCCGCGAGACAAAGGACATGACTAAGCATAATTGTGGGCCATCGAATCTCATCCCCGTTCTGGGCTTGGGCTGGGATGTACGTGTCCCTGTCACGAATGTCGTGGAGCTACTGGGCCCATGATCCAAGTGACCTGTCCCCATTCCCCAACTTTCCGTTGACTGCCGTGTCTCATAAGAATCTACGGGCCTCTTTGGCCGGGCTcccgctccggctccggctctgtAGCGCGCAGGAGCCGGAGCAGGAGAAGCCAGCGAAATGTGGCTCCGGCTGCTCCAGTTGCTACAGtgagagaaggagaggagagagaaaatcgGATTCAGTGAACACGTACACCATCCCATGCCCACGCCCCTGCTTTTActttcactgacatgtggcctcCAGCACCGACCCACGACCTGTTGGTCCACATGTCAACCAAAATGGCTTTCCGCACGTGCGCTGTGTCGAAGGATGCCTCACCGCTTCGTCTTCCCCACGATCCCATCCCCTTTCGCCTTTCCCCTCCTCTCGAcaccaccaacaccacaccaccCACACACTCCTCCACCGTCGTTCGAATATTCCAAGCTTgaggggaggaggggaggagaaCCGAGCGCAGAACGC
Coding sequences within:
- the LOC136451784 gene encoding paired amphipathic helix protein pst3-like, with the translated sequence MTYSSFSSDRPVGGAAGGAKNAPAAAAGSWSPSVEDAMSFVQMVKEAFKERHPDKYHLFLRVMDDFRNQRVGIAEVASTAKALFQDSPDLALGFNVFLPKGHRIQVGLDELAACFIRDINLDDDGGGH